The region AGTTCGCTTTAAGCGCATTGTTGATGGAGTTGATAGCGAGAAAGTGACCATTACCATAACCGGACAGAATGAATTTAAAGCTGGGTATTTATCTAATTTCCTTTCCAACTTTAAAGTTCTAAACCCTGAACTGGTTATTTGTAGGATGGAGCCCGATGTGAAAATCGAGGTGGAAATTAATATCAACAAGGGACGCGGATACGTTCCTGCCGAAGAAAACAAACCCGAGGATGGTGAGTTTGGAATCATACCTATTGATTCTATTCACACACCTATTCGCAATGTTAAGTATTCGGTTGAAAACTACCGTGTAGAACAGAAAACTGACTACGAAAAACTTCTTTTGGAGATTGTTTCCGATGGTTCAATCCACCCAAAAGATGCTTTAAAGGAAGCCGCTAAAATTCTTATCTATCACTTCATGCTATTCTCCGACGAGAAGATCACTCTTGAAACTGAGGATAAGTATGATTCTGAAGAATTCGATGAAGAAGTTCTTCATATGCGCCAGATGTTAAAGCAAAAGTTAGTTGATCTGGATCTTTCGGTTCGTGCGCTCAACTGCTTAAAAGCTGCCGATGTAGACACATTAGGTGAACTGGTTCGTTATAACAAAAACGATTTACTCAAGTTTAGAAACTTCGGTAAAAAGTCGTTAACCGAGCTCGAGGATTTGCTTGATAATTTAAATCTATCTTTCGGCATGGATATTACAAAGTATAAACTGGATAAGGATTAATTGCGATGAGACATAATAAAAAGTTTAATCACTTAGGAAGGAAAAGCGCTCACCGTAAAGCAATGCTAGCTAACATGGCTTCGAGTTTAATTATGCACAAGCGTATTTCAACTACTGTAGCTAAGGCTAAAGCTTTAAGAATGTACGTAGAGCCTTTAATCACTAAAAGTAAGAATGATACAACCCATTCACGTCGTACCGTATTTAGCTATTTAAAGGATAAGTATGCAGTAGCAGAATTATTCCGCGAAGTAGCTGCTAAGGTTGCAACCCGTCCTGGTGGATACACCCGTATCCTAAAGACTGGTACACGTTTAGGCGATAACGCTGATATGTGTATTATTGAATTGGTTGACTTCAACACAACCTATGTGAAAGAAGATGCAAAACCTGCTGCTAAGAAAACTCGTAGAGCTGGCGGCGGAAAGGCTAAAAAGGAAGAGGTTAAATCGGAGGCTCCTAAGGCTGTTACCGATGCTCCTGAAGCTAATGCTGAAACAAAAACTGATGAATAATCGGAAAGTTTGTTTTTAGACATACTAAGAATGGGGATAGGCATAAGTGCTATATCCCTTTTTTTATCTAAATAATTCACCTTTAATTTTATTTATATGGGACAAATTGTAAGTATTCACGCACGCGAAATCCTCGATTCTAGAGGAAATCCTACTGTAGAGGTTGATGTAATGACTGAGAGTGGCTACTTTGGACGCGCTGCCGTTCCAAGTGGAGCATCAACTGGGGTTCATGAGGCTGTTGAACTACGCGATGGCGATAAAGGTCGTTATCTGGGTAAAGGTGTTCAGAAGGCTGTAAACAATGTTAACACCATAATTGCTGATGAGATTGTTGGCATGCACGTTATAGATCAGCAACTTATTGATGAAACCATGATTAAGCTTGATGGTACAGCCAATAAAGGAAATCTTGGTGCAAATGCCATGCTAGGAGTGTCGTTAGCAGTTGCGCATGCTGCGGCCCAAATGACAGGCCAACCTCTTTACCGGTACGTTGGTGGAGTTAATGCTCGTACCCTCCCTATCCCTATGATGAACATTATCAATGGTGGTTCGCATGCAGATAACAGTATAGATTTCCAGGAATTTATGATTATGCCTGTAGGTGCTGAGACCTTCACCGAGGCCATTCGAATGGGTGCTGAAGTTTTTCACAACCTACGTAGCGTTTTAAAGAAACAAGGTTATTCAACTAACGTTGGCGACGAGGGTGGTTTTGCACCTAACCTAAAATCAAACGAGGAGGCTGTTCAGGTTATCCTTCAAGCAATCGAAAATGCAGGGTACAAGCCAGGTGTAGATGTTTTCTTGGCGTTAGATCCAGCATCATCCGAATACTATAT is a window of Tenuifilaceae bacterium CYCD DNA encoding:
- the rplQ gene encoding 50S ribosomal protein L17, encoding MRHNKKFNHLGRKSAHRKAMLANMASSLIMHKRISTTVAKAKALRMYVEPLITKSKNDTTHSRRTVFSYLKDKYAVAELFREVAAKVATRPGGYTRILKTGTRLGDNADMCIIELVDFNTTYVKEDAKPAAKKTRRAGGGKAKKEEVKSEAPKAVTDAPEANAETKTDE
- the eno gene encoding enolase; its protein translation is MGQIVSIHAREILDSRGNPTVEVDVMTESGYFGRAAVPSGASTGVHEAVELRDGDKGRYLGKGVQKAVNNVNTIIADEIVGMHVIDQQLIDETMIKLDGTANKGNLGANAMLGVSLAVAHAAAQMTGQPLYRYVGGVNARTLPIPMMNIINGGSHADNSIDFQEFMIMPVGAETFTEAIRMGAEVFHNLRSVLKKQGYSTNVGDEGGFAPNLKSNEEAVQVILQAIENAGYKPGVDVFLALDPASSEYYIPEEKVYHLHKSTGEKLTPAQMVDYWAKWVEKYPIISIEDGMAEDDWDGWKMLTERIGEKVQLVGDDLFVTNVERLQEGINKDVANSILVKVNQIGTLTETINAVRLADIHSMTSIMSHRSGETEDTTIAHLAVALNTGLIKTGSASRSDRIAKYNQLIRIEEMLGSSAIYLGKNFKYVKK
- the rpoA gene encoding DNA-directed RNA polymerase subunit alpha, whose translation is MAILAFQKPDKVIMLESTDTVGKFEFRPLEPGYGITVGNALRRILLSSLEGYAISWIKIRGVDHEFSTIPGVMEDVTEIILNLKQVRFKRIVDGVDSEKVTITITGQNEFKAGYLSNFLSNFKVLNPELVICRMEPDVKIEVEININKGRGYVPAEENKPEDGEFGIIPIDSIHTPIRNVKYSVENYRVEQKTDYEKLLLEIVSDGSIHPKDALKEAAKILIYHFMLFSDEKITLETEDKYDSEEFDEEVLHMRQMLKQKLVDLDLSVRALNCLKAADVDTLGELVRYNKNDLLKFRNFGKKSLTELEDLLDNLNLSFGMDITKYKLDKD